The Chloroflexus aggregans DSM 9485 genome segment GATTCGCTCGATTGCGACAGGCCAATACCGCCACAAGAAACAGACCGGTGGTGCCGGCCAGTTTGCCGATGTGTCGCTGCGCGTTGAACCGCTCCCACCCGATCCTAACCGCGAAGATCCGCTTGAGTTTGTGAACGAGATCGTGGGTGGTGTCATTTCACGTGGCTTCATGCCGGCCATCGAGAAGGGTATTCGTGAGGCGATGGAAGAAGGGATTATTTCGGGCAACCCGGTCGTCGATGTTCGAGCTGCTGTCTTCGATGGCAAAGAACATCCGGTTGACTCGAAGGAAATCGCCTTTAAGACAGCGGCGAAAGAGGCATTCCGTATTGCCGCACAAAAAGCCGGGGTGATCATCCTCGAACCGATCTACAACATGGAGATCATCGTTCCTGATCAGTACGCCGGCGACGTGATGAGCGATATGAGTACGCGCCGTGGCCGCGTGCAAGGGATGATGCCGCACGGCAACGGTAAGACGGTCATTCACGCGCAGGCACCACTCGCCGAGATTCAGCGCTACGCCACCGATTTACGGGGCATGACGCAGGGACGCGGCCGCTTCTCGATTAGCTTTGCCGGTTATGAAGAGGTACCACCGCATCTGGTGAACCAGATCGTCGAAGCGTACAAGAAGGAACTAGAGGCGGCCCACAGCCATTAGCGATTTATAACGTAAACGGGGCGGTTGTACCAACCGCCCCATTCTTGGATGGCGATAGGTATCTGCCATCACATCACTCTGGCCGGATAAGCCTATTTTGCACCGCTTCATGCAACATCGTTAACGCATCAACCCCACCCTGCCGGTAAGCCAGCCACGGCAGCGCAGGTTTTGGTTGCTTCTGCACATTGGCCAAGCCCTGCTGCCACTGTTGTAATTCATCAACGAGCAACTGTTCCCATGCCGCCGGATCGCTGGTACGCCAACGATGCCGGATTGCCATCAAAGCAGCTAACCGCCCTTCGTCGTACTTAACCCCGCCTGTTACCCGGCCGTCACGCTGTAACTGACACCACGCCGCGCCGCCGGTGCTCGCCATCACCGCTTGCTCGGCGGCAGCCAGTTGCTCGTCAAGGATCGCCATAAGAGATGTCGTCATACCAGTTGTTCTAGATAGGTGCGCAACCACACGAGATTGTCAGGATTCACATAGTGGCAGACCGCTGCGCCGTCATCGTAGGCTTCGATGAGGCCGGCGTCGCGGAGAACACGTAAATGCTGGGAAATCGTGGACTGCGCGTGAGGGCCGTTGTCGGGCATGTGCAGTAAAATTTGGTTGCCAATACAGCCGGGGTGGCGCATCACGTAGCGAAGGATTTGTACACGCGCAGGATGGCTGAGCGCTTTGCAAAGCAGCGCCAACCGTCGATCATTTTGTTCGAGCATACGTTGGTGTGCTGTCGCCATCGTCGGCCTCCTTTCCGCGTGTACCTACTGTACGACGGCGCAGGGGCGATTGTCAAGAGGGGAATATGTTTCATAGCCCGACCGCAATCAAAGACACCGCCACTGCCCTTCTCCAACAATCAGGCGAGCGTGAGCCAACGCGACCCTCAACAGGAAACAACATCCG includes the following:
- a CDS encoding ArsR/SmtB family transcription factor produces the protein MATAHQRMLEQNDRRLALLCKALSHPARVQILRYVMRHPGCIGNQILLHMPDNGPHAQSTISQHLRVLRDAGLIEAYDDGAAVCHYVNPDNLVWLRTYLEQLV